One Urocitellus parryii isolate mUroPar1 chromosome 9, mUroPar1.hap1, whole genome shotgun sequence DNA segment encodes these proteins:
- the Stmn1 gene encoding LOW QUALITY PROTEIN: stathmin (The sequence of the model RefSeq protein was modified relative to this genomic sequence to represent the inferred CDS: substituted 1 base at 1 genomic stop codon) → MTSSDIQVKELEKRTSGQAFEVILSPRSKESVPDFPLYPPKKKDLSLEEIQKKLEAAEERRKSHEAEVLKQLAEKXEHEKEVIQKAIEENNNFSKMAEEKLTHKMEANKENREAQMAAKLERLREKDKHIEEVRKNKESKDPADETEAD, encoded by the coding sequence ATGACTTCTTCTGATATTCAGGTGAAAGAACTGGAGAAGCGTACCTCAGGCCAGGCTTTTGAGGTGATTCTCAGCCCTCGGTCAAAAGAATCGGTCCCAGATTTCCCCCTTTACCctccaaagaagaaggatctttCCCTGGAGGAAATTCAGAAGAAATTAGAAGCTGCAGAAGAAAGACGCAAGTCTCATGAAGCTGAGGTCTTGAAGCAGCTTGCTGAGAAATGAGAGCATGAGAAAGAAGTGATTCAGAAAGcaatagaagaaaacaacaacttCAGTAAAATGGCGGAAGAGAAACTGACCCACAAAATGGAAGCTAACAAAGAGAACCGAGAGGCACAAATGGCTGCCAAACTGGAGCGTTTGCGAGAGAAGGATAAGCACATTGAAGAAGTGCGGAAGAACAAAGAATCCAAAGACCCTGCTGATGAAACTGAAGCTGACTAA